In the Halorussus salinus genome, GGAGACCCCGGAACCGGTCGGATTCGGCCACCGCGTCGGCGTGGTAGTTGGCGGGCGCGTAGGGGTCTTCGGGCGTCGAGACCACCACCGTCGCGTCGGCGAGACAGCCGAGGTCGAGGTCGAACTCCTCGACGGGAAGCCACTCCAGCGCGGGTTTGAGCCGATGTATCGTGGTAAGTCGCCGCTCGAAGCGCCGGTACTCCGCCGCGGCGAGTCGGCCGAAGGTCGTCGCTCGATACTGGCCCTCGTCGTAGGCCACGAGGTCGTACGATTCGAGTTCTCGGACGCTCCTATCGACCGTCGAGCGCGAGCAGTCGAGGCGCTCGACCAGTTCGCGCTTGTTCGTTGGCTCCTCGACCAGTCGATTCAGGAGGTCTCCTCGGCGGTCGAGTACGTCTCCCAGTGACTTCTGCTTGTGACTCGAACACACGGTTTCCACCAGAGCGACACGTCTATTCGGTCGGAAATATACGTGTTGGAGCGAATCGCTGGGTTTTCGTACGGAACTAATCAACTCGGTTCGTTCTGTCTTTTTCTCGCCGTGGATTTTATCCTATCCCGGCGGTGCGACTACAAAATCAGAGATTCACCGCCGACTCGGACTCGCTGGCGTCGGCGTGTTCTCGACGGACTCGCTCCGGGCGCGCTCGCGCTTGAGCGCCTTGCGGGTCTTCGCCGAGAGTTCGACCATGTGACAGAGCGGGTTGCCCGGATAGACGACCGGGTTCTCCAAGACGCCGACCAGCAAGCCGGTGAACGGCGCTTCGACCGGCTCTCGGTCGGTCTTGAACGGGTTGGTGATGGTGCAGATGGTGTCACCCTCGTAGACCAGCGACCCGCGGTCGTGGTGCATATCGACCAGACCGCCCGCGTCGGCCCGAATCCACGTCTTCTCCTTGGCGTCGTCGATGACGGTCCGCCAGCCCGGCCACTTCACCGACTCGGTACGGTGGGCACCGTACTCCGAGAGGACGCTCTCGACGCCTTCGAGTCCGCGGTCGATGAACTCCCGCTGGAACCGGTGGGCCTCGCCCATCTCGATGGTGATGGTCGGGATGCCGTAGTCGGTCGCCTCGCGGCGGAGGGTGCCCGAGGGTCCCTCCGACGAGATGATGACGTTCGAGCCGAACGCCTTGGCGAGTCTGGCGACCTCGGGGTCGGCCGTGTCCGCGCGGACGTGCAACATGTTCGTGCGCCCGCGCGTGGACGTATGAAAATCCAACCCGATGTCGCAGGGCGCGACGAAGTTCCGGAATATCTGGTGGGCCATCCGCTTCGCGCTGGTCGAACCCTGCCGACCGGGGAACGACCGGTTGAGGTCCCGGTCGTAGATAGGGAGGTAACGCTCCTGTGCGAGAAAGCCGGGGACGTTCAGGACGGGCATACAGACCAGCGTGCCACAGAGGTCGTCGTGGTTCCAGCCGTGAGCGACCTCTCGGACCACTTCGATGCCGTTGAGTTCGTCGCCGTGGGCCGCGGCCGAGAGGAACACCGTCGGTCCCGGTTCGGCCCCGTTGACGATGGTGACGGGGATGCGAACCGGGTCGCCCAGATACGTCTCGCTGATGCCGTACCGCACGTTCTGGGTCTCACCCGGCTCGACGATTCCGCCGTTGTACGTAAACGCATCCGGGTCAGCCTCCGAACCGGTCATGCCCCTCACTCGGTCCCCGGCCTATATAAAGGCGCGGCAGTCGGTACGTCGGCGACCGATGTTCGCCTTTTTAAGTCGCCGGGTTCAATACGTTACTACAAATGACTGCTGACGGTTCAGGTGTGCGGGTCGGTGTACTCAGTCTTCACAACAGCAAAGAAACCAAGGCGATTCTGAACGCTATCGAGGACCTCGGTCACGAACCGTTCTGGCTTCGCGAGGAGAACACGGCCATCAAACTCGAAGACGGGTCGGTCGAACTCGAACCCGACGTGGACGCGGTGGCGAATCGGCTGTTGCTCTCGAACACCGAACAGCCCTCGGAGGCCGTCGGTCTCGCGAAGATATACGACTCGGTGTTGCCCGTTCTCAACGACCCGAGTTCGGTGATGACCGCCATCCACAAATTCTCTACCGCGACTGCACTGGCCGACGCGGGGATTCCGGTCCCCGACGCGCTGATGGCGCTGTCGAACGACCGCCTCAACGACGGCCGGGACGACTTCGGCGACGAGGCCGTCTACAAGACCGCGATCGGGACCCACGGCGGCGGGACGTGGAAGGTCGGGCCGGACGAACTCGTCAACCCTCGGGTCGGCGACCGCCAAGCCTTCCTGCAGGAACTCATCGAGCGCGACGACACCCGCCACCGCGACCTGCGCGTGTACGTGGTCGGCGACCGCATCGTCGGCGCGATGAACCGCTACGCGCCCGAGAACGACTGGCGGACGAACGTGGCGTTGGGCGGCGACGTGGAGGACGCATCCGACAACCTCCCGCGCGAGGTGGCGGACATCGCCCGCGAGGCCTCGGAAGTCATCGGCCTCGACTACGCGGGCGTGGACCTCATCGAGGGCCACGACGGCTGGTACGTCCTCGAAGTCAACCCGACTGCGGGCTTCAAGGGACTCTACAAAGCGACCGGCAAGAGCGCCGCGCCCTACATCGCCCAACTCGCCATCGAGCGCGCTGGCGGCACGGTAGACGAAGGCAAAGTGCGGGACCTGTCGGCCACGCTGGACGACTCGGTGCCCGCCTGTAAACCGATGCCCAAGGAGACGGGGTCGGGCGAACCCATCGTCATCGGCTACACCGAGGAGGTCATCCTCAGCGGGACCAGCGGCTCGGAGACGGTCCTCGCCAAGTCCGACACGGGCGCGACTCGGACCAGCATCGACACCAAACTCGCGGCTCAAATCGGTGCCGGACCCATCAAGTCCATCGCCAAGGTCAAGTCGGGGTCCAGCAAGTCGAGTCGCTCCCGGCCGGTCGTGGACGTGGTAGTCGGCGTCGGCGGCAACCGACACACCGTGACCGCGAGCATCGAGGACCGCGGCCACATGGAGTACCCGGTCCTGCTAGGTCGTGACATCCTGAAACACTATCAGGTCAACGTCCAGAAGCGCGTGAACTCCGAGGAGGAGACCGAAGAAGAGGAGTAACCGTCGTCTGCTTCGTCGTCCGTCTTCCCGCAGCGTCTATTGGTAACACCTAGCAGAGTAAATATTATACTTCTCTCTATTATAATATGTTTTCGATGAGAAGCACGGGTGCTCACATCGACACCGAGCGTGCGTCGGGAGGCGAACACGGTCCTGACACGCCCGGCAGTAGCGTACGCGACCCCGCGCCGTCCGGTCCGCGAGCGGGCGAGTACGACCGGTTGATGCAGACGCCCGCGTCGGCGCTGACCGCGGCCGACGTACGACGCCTCTCTGAACTCCGTGAGCGAGCGGTCGAGAGCGGCGACGACACCCGTGTCGAGGCGATAGACGAACAGTTGGGCGCGTTCCTCGAACTGCTCGACCTACCGACGGACTCGTCGGTCGAAGCCGAACTCGAAACGCTCGAACCGTCCGTGCCGTCCCGTAGCGAACGGGTCGCTCTGACGGTCGTCGGTCTCTCCTGCGGGGCCGGTATCGGATTCGTGATGTCGGGACCCGACGGCGTCCTCGCGGGTGCGCTCCTCGGCTACGTGCTGGTCTCGCAGGTCCGAGCGCCGGAGGTGCCCCAGCGTGACTGACAGCGAACTCGTCCGTCTGTTCGTTCAGGGGTTCGTCCCCGCGCTGACGGTGACGGCACTCGGCGTCCAGTTTTTCGTTCGATACGGTAGCCGCGTCAATTCGTGGCTCTCGGACTTGGAAGAGGACATCAAACGGAAGATTCGCATCCAGTTCATCGAACCGCTCAAGGACCGACAGCCGGGAATCCGGACGGTGGACGAAGTCGATCTGCCACTGAAGTACATCCGAAGCTGGGGCCTGTACGTCTATCGGCGACAGTACTACAAACTCGCCGTCTGGAAGGCCTTCCTGTTCTCCGTCTTCGGTGGACTGTGCTGGATTTGCGCGTACCTCCTCGGCCATCTGTTCGCTCCGTCGGCGACCGTTCTCAACGCTCCCGTGACACTCGACGTGGTGACCGTCCGCTCGGCACTTCGTACCGCAGGTCTCGTCTCGGGTCTGCTCTTTGCCTTCTTCGCGTTCGTGGTCGTCCTCAAATTCGAGTTCACCGACGACAAAACGTCGGTTCCGCATCCGAAGGATTAACCCCAAATTTTTGGCCGTAGCCGTCGTGTTCTCACCGTCATGACCGACCGACCCGCC is a window encoding:
- a CDS encoding ATP-grasp domain-containing protein, whose protein sequence is MTADGSGVRVGVLSLHNSKETKAILNAIEDLGHEPFWLREENTAIKLEDGSVELEPDVDAVANRLLLSNTEQPSEAVGLAKIYDSVLPVLNDPSSVMTAIHKFSTATALADAGIPVPDALMALSNDRLNDGRDDFGDEAVYKTAIGTHGGGTWKVGPDELVNPRVGDRQAFLQELIERDDTRHRDLRVYVVGDRIVGAMNRYAPENDWRTNVALGGDVEDASDNLPREVADIAREASEVIGLDYAGVDLIEGHDGWYVLEVNPTAGFKGLYKATGKSAAPYIAQLAIERAGGTVDEGKVRDLSATLDDSVPACKPMPKETGSGEPIVIGYTEEVILSGTSGSETVLAKSDTGATRTSIDTKLAAQIGAGPIKSIAKVKSGSSKSSRSRPVVDVVVGVGGNRHTVTASIEDRGHMEYPVLLGRDILKHYQVNVQKRVNSEEETEEEE
- a CDS encoding helix-turn-helix transcriptional regulator, with protein sequence METVCSSHKQKSLGDVLDRRGDLLNRLVEEPTNKRELVERLDCSRSTVDRSVRELESYDLVAYDEGQYRATTFGRLAAAEYRRFERRLTTIHRLKPALEWLPVEEFDLDLGCLADATVVVSTPEDPYAPANYHADAVAESDRFRGLLPAVGLNQMETATEAVGDGQRQTLVVEREVAEKLREKPHYAEKVEELLASGDVGLFVYDGPIPYFLGIYDEVVHVGVEDDDGIPRALVESDAPELREWAESTYADYRRTAREFDRVRSA
- a CDS encoding succinylglutamate desuccinylase/aspartoacylase family protein; amino-acid sequence: MTGSEADPDAFTYNGGIVEPGETQNVRYGISETYLGDPVRIPVTIVNGAEPGPTVFLSAAAHGDELNGIEVVREVAHGWNHDDLCGTLVCMPVLNVPGFLAQERYLPIYDRDLNRSFPGRQGSTSAKRMAHQIFRNFVAPCDIGLDFHTSTRGRTNMLHVRADTADPEVARLAKAFGSNVIISSEGPSGTLRREATDYGIPTITIEMGEAHRFQREFIDRGLEGVESVLSEYGAHRTESVKWPGWRTVIDDAKEKTWIRADAGGLVDMHHDRGSLVYEGDTICTITNPFKTDREPVEAPFTGLLVGVLENPVVYPGNPLCHMVELSAKTRKALKRERARSESVENTPTPASPSRR